One segment of Sulfobacillus thermosulfidooxidans DSM 9293 DNA contains the following:
- a CDS encoding precorrin-8X methylmutase gives MTPEQIYEQSFWQIRQGLTSLNCSDEERRIIERVIHATADWEYRDTMQFHPQAINAGIEAITRHIPLITDVHMVEVGFNRTMMASLGLKSFCYVDHDNAETMAKKLGITRSAWGIRHAFDVHGNEGIVVIANAPTALLETLRLIDEKLWTPHLVIGVPVGFVMAKESKELLAQQQKIPFVTNLSMKGGSPVGAAIVNALMTLVDKKGL, from the coding sequence ATGACTCCTGAACAAATCTATGAGCAGTCCTTTTGGCAAATTCGTCAAGGATTAACCAGCTTAAACTGCTCGGATGAAGAACGTCGTATCATTGAGCGGGTTATTCATGCGACAGCGGACTGGGAATACCGGGATACGATGCAATTTCATCCCCAGGCCATCAACGCCGGGATTGAGGCGATAACGCGCCATATACCGCTGATTACCGATGTCCATATGGTTGAGGTAGGCTTTAATCGCACGATGATGGCGAGTCTCGGACTCAAGAGTTTTTGTTATGTGGATCATGATAATGCAGAGACCATGGCGAAAAAATTAGGGATAACACGGTCAGCCTGGGGCATTCGGCACGCATTTGATGTGCACGGTAATGAGGGGATTGTGGTCATTGCCAATGCGCCCACCGCATTATTAGAAACCTTACGGCTAATTGACGAAAAGCTTTGGACTCCCCATTTGGTTATCGGGGTTCCGGTGGGCTTTGTCATGGCCAAGGAATCTAAAGAGCTCCTGGCACAGCAGCAAAAAATTCCCTTTGTGACCAATTTGTCGATGAAAGGAGGAAGTCCCGTGGGGGCTGCGATTGTTAACGCCTTGATGACGCTGGTGGACAAGAAAGGCTTATGA
- the cbiE gene encoding precorrin-6y C5,15-methyltransferase (decarboxylating) subunit CbiE yields MIANPIYVLGLPSQGLDQLDEDGQRLIQTADIVYGSRFILEHVPEGPKKYAIIPPLEQMALHLKKNSNQKRIVLATGDPNFFGIADFLYRSLGAERLVVIPQVSSIQRAFAKIKMSWHDAFFGSVHGRPIEPVIAWIVRYPKVVVLTDPDHHAGKIAQILVAAGLPGVSMYVCENLDRDNEHITVGTAQELQNQCLGEYAVVILINNQAGFQPFGYEDDTFHHRPEQPGMITKKPVRAISIAQLGLHQHSILWDIGAGTGSVAIDASRIVGVRGQVFAIEANSRDYQILCENIRSHQASVTPIYGEAPEILDLLPDPDAVFVGGSGGRLPDIIETVSQRLKPGGMIVLNVVRFDHLSVIPQLFPKEYSWSVRMVQTAVMDDKMTIPRFLPDNPVFVVSVKKPVQVPGNSGDHGSSSQAD; encoded by the coding sequence ATGATAGCCAATCCGATTTATGTTTTGGGTCTGCCGTCTCAAGGCTTGGACCAATTGGATGAAGATGGACAGCGTCTTATTCAAACGGCGGATATTGTCTATGGCAGTCGTTTCATATTGGAACACGTTCCAGAGGGTCCTAAAAAGTATGCCATCATACCGCCCCTTGAGCAAATGGCTCTACATTTGAAGAAGAATTCTAATCAAAAACGGATCGTGCTCGCGACCGGAGATCCAAACTTTTTTGGCATTGCGGATTTTTTATACCGTTCTTTGGGGGCTGAAAGGCTGGTCGTGATTCCGCAGGTCTCGTCCATTCAGCGGGCTTTTGCCAAAATAAAAATGTCATGGCACGATGCGTTTTTTGGAAGCGTTCATGGACGCCCCATAGAACCGGTGATCGCCTGGATTGTGCGCTATCCCAAGGTGGTGGTACTGACTGATCCCGACCATCACGCGGGGAAAATCGCTCAAATCCTTGTCGCCGCCGGTTTGCCTGGGGTGTCTATGTATGTTTGCGAAAACCTAGATAGGGATAATGAACACATTACGGTGGGGACGGCACAAGAGCTTCAAAATCAGTGTCTGGGCGAATATGCAGTCGTGATTTTAATTAATAATCAAGCTGGATTTCAGCCCTTTGGCTACGAGGATGATACATTTCACCATCGTCCCGAGCAACCTGGCATGATTACCAAAAAGCCAGTCAGGGCTATCAGTATTGCCCAACTTGGGTTACATCAACACAGTATACTGTGGGATATCGGGGCGGGAACGGGATCGGTGGCGATTGATGCCAGCCGAATTGTTGGTGTTAGGGGACAAGTTTTTGCCATTGAAGCGAACTCTCGAGATTATCAGATTTTGTGCGAAAATATCCGGAGCCATCAGGCATCTGTGACGCCCATTTATGGGGAAGCCCCTGAGATTCTTGATCTTCTGCCTGATCCAGACGCGGTATTTGTAGGCGGATCAGGGGGACGCCTCCCCGACATTATTGAAACGGTTAGCCAGCGTTTAAAGCCTGGAGGCATGATCGTCTTGAATGTGGTTCGCTTTGATCATCTATCTGTTATACCACAGCTTTTTCCCAAGGAGTATTCTTGGAGCGTGCGCATGGTGCAAACAGCCGTGATGGATGATAAGATGACCATCCCGCGGTTTCTTCCTGATAATCCGGTCTTTGTTGTCTCGGTGAAAAAACCTGTGCAGGTTCCTGGTAATAGTGGAGATCATGGGAGCAGCTCGCAAGCTGATTAG
- a CDS encoding precorrin-2 dehydrogenase/sirohydrochlorin ferrochelatase family protein encodes MGYMPILLDVQNLRVLFVGGGQSAHRKLPEFLGNGASITIVSPTVHEVIYPYIAAGEVKWRKKTYHSHDLQEMQCVMACTNDPALNQQIVLDARRQGILAGNISPQGPRDFQMMAVLRGESFMLAASTMGQAPLLAPILLEDLSASINPQWSRLIAGVHRMRQDVLNRCSVEERSQMWRHMRTLPFRTWLEEAHQEAWTQETWDDKLQEALESWRAEQEGKL; translated from the coding sequence ATGGGTTATATGCCTATTTTGCTGGACGTCCAAAATCTCCGAGTTTTATTCGTGGGAGGGGGACAGTCAGCACATCGCAAGCTGCCGGAGTTCCTGGGTAACGGAGCCAGTATTACCATTGTCAGTCCCACCGTACACGAGGTGATATACCCCTATATTGCGGCGGGAGAGGTGAAATGGCGGAAAAAAACCTATCACTCTCACGATTTACAAGAAATGCAATGTGTGATGGCTTGCACGAACGATCCGGCATTGAATCAGCAGATCGTCTTGGATGCCCGCCGTCAAGGAATTCTTGCCGGCAATATCTCTCCCCAAGGACCAAGAGATTTTCAAATGATGGCGGTGCTGCGCGGTGAGTCTTTCATGCTCGCGGCATCGACGATGGGTCAGGCTCCCCTTTTAGCTCCCATTTTGTTGGAAGACCTTAGCGCGTCTATTAATCCTCAGTGGTCCCGTTTAATTGCTGGAGTGCACCGAATGCGCCAGGACGTCCTTAATCGGTGTTCTGTGGAAGAGCGATCGCAAATGTGGCGGCATATGCGAACATTACCATTTCGGACGTGGTTAGAAGAGGCTCACCAGGAAGCGTGGACGCAAGAAACTTGGGATGACAAACTTCAAGAAGCCTTAGAATCTTGGCGAGCCGAGCAGGAGGGCAAATTGTGA
- the cobN gene encoding cobaltochelatase subunit CobN, with amino-acid sequence MIIYLTTAETDLLSLSKACERDSSHPWDVMAVNLTEPVNESDILQHIADHGEVVIMRLLGGRKACPHLFDNIVQLCWQNKIPLMAWPGDLEPSEELQRVTNVDFVLSEQAMRYAALGGERNFYHLLGFVSDHFLGTHYGYEPPFEEAWTGIYWPTMDEPLTREQWQEVTQPYDNRPIVAILFYRAHWLSRNLSFIDAIITELIHRDMRPLPVFTQSLKTDQQVAAWLNGIDAAIITMSFATVGLQEEMQGVSGRLAHQGEPNLLMQWDVPVFQALISLGSEKTWRASALGLGPLETAMNVAIPEFDGRIITIPISFREEEPSTSHGIRSRRYVTIPDRISRLCDMVTKAVRLRRTPVSHRRIAFVLTNYPSKNSRIGNAVGLDTPKSLVKLLHLMAQSGYDVGPRESLPESGDELMKTLIARGTHDEDYLTEEQWRQMAELPVPKYSQKYQALNPLVRDQVEKHWGAAPGQGEHLHASMRIPGCVFGNIFVGIQPPRGNGEDEVGIYHSPELPPSHHYIAYYQWIREEFQAHAVIHLGKHGTLEWLPGKGIGLSQDCFPDIVLEDLPNFYPFIVDDPGEGTQAKRRSHAVLIDHMVPPVTAAGLYDDLVKMQQLLDQYYQAETLDPSKLPIIQDAIWELAESIHLNRDLNQWDRPQDFPQYLLEIDGYLCELEARQIRDGLHILGQSPQTPENWGELLYAMARLPFSNTVPSMPEALCQDLGINWADFQDNLGRPYWGPVPSWIESYLPKSVRRTYGDVKKAVEQLAKTLLAQSVEGERPEQLPQSASVIEVVQTRIVPFLKDLQTETTALLHGLDGGYVPPGPSGAPTRGMIDVLPTGRNFYSVDPRSIPSIPAWQVGQRLAKELIEKYQKDHGQMPHSVGIVVWGTAAMRTGGDDVAEILALLGVRPVWEQANGRIQSLAIIPLEELGRPRVDVTVRISGFFRDAFRNVIDLIHQAVTMVAQVDEPLDLNPVRAHWLSDRDKAIAQGQSAEQAAHQALWRVFGSKPGSYGSGILPALNTGQWQNPDDLAKIYLTWSSYAYSDTDYGTFAYPELSARLARVQIATKNQDNREHDIFDSDDYLQDHGGMAASIRSLTGSMPDLYFGDSSDPTRSTVRSFRDEAYRVFRSRVVNPKWIQAAMRHDYKGALEMANTMDFLFGYDATADLLEDWMYDEVAKAYVTNDDVRQFFQKSNPWALKDIAERLIEAHQRGMWEHPDPTIYENVVDALMETENTLEEWGEDDD; translated from the coding sequence ATGATAATTTATTTAACGACTGCTGAGACCGATTTGCTAAGTTTATCGAAAGCCTGTGAACGTGACTCATCGCATCCCTGGGATGTCATGGCTGTCAATCTGACCGAGCCCGTCAATGAGAGTGATATTTTGCAGCATATTGCCGATCATGGGGAAGTGGTGATTATGCGCCTTTTAGGGGGACGGAAGGCGTGTCCTCATCTGTTTGATAATATTGTGCAACTTTGTTGGCAGAACAAGATTCCTCTGATGGCATGGCCTGGCGATCTCGAACCTAGTGAGGAATTGCAAAGGGTTACGAATGTGGATTTTGTATTGTCCGAACAAGCTATGCGTTATGCAGCCCTTGGAGGAGAACGCAACTTTTATCATCTCCTAGGTTTTGTGTCCGATCATTTTCTTGGCACGCACTATGGATATGAACCTCCTTTTGAAGAGGCGTGGACGGGGATTTATTGGCCAACTATGGATGAGCCCTTGACGCGAGAACAGTGGCAGGAGGTAACGCAACCATACGATAACCGTCCTATTGTAGCCATTTTATTTTACCGTGCTCATTGGTTAAGCCGAAATCTCTCGTTTATCGATGCGATTATAACCGAACTGATTCACCGTGATATGCGCCCACTCCCCGTGTTTACCCAATCCCTCAAGACCGATCAGCAAGTAGCCGCGTGGTTAAACGGAATTGATGCAGCAATTATTACGATGAGTTTTGCGACGGTGGGACTCCAAGAAGAGATGCAGGGCGTATCTGGCCGGTTAGCGCATCAAGGTGAGCCCAACTTGTTGATGCAATGGGACGTACCTGTCTTTCAAGCGCTGATTTCTTTGGGATCGGAGAAAACATGGCGCGCCAGTGCCTTGGGACTTGGACCTCTCGAAACGGCCATGAACGTAGCTATTCCGGAATTTGATGGCCGGATTATTACCATTCCGATTTCATTCCGGGAAGAGGAACCATCGACATCTCATGGTATCCGGAGCCGACGTTATGTCACAATTCCGGACCGCATTAGCCGGTTATGTGATATGGTCACCAAAGCGGTCAGATTGCGCCGAACGCCTGTATCCCACCGCCGCATTGCCTTTGTTTTAACGAATTACCCCTCGAAAAATTCACGTATCGGCAATGCTGTTGGTCTAGACACGCCAAAGTCTTTAGTGAAGTTATTGCACTTAATGGCGCAAAGTGGGTACGATGTGGGGCCACGTGAATCCCTTCCGGAGAGCGGCGATGAGCTAATGAAAACACTGATTGCCCGGGGAACCCATGATGAGGATTACCTAACCGAAGAACAATGGCGGCAAATGGCTGAATTGCCGGTTCCGAAGTATTCACAAAAGTACCAGGCTCTAAATCCTTTAGTGCGGGACCAGGTGGAGAAACATTGGGGAGCCGCGCCAGGACAAGGGGAGCATTTGCACGCGTCGATGAGGATTCCTGGTTGTGTATTTGGCAACATTTTTGTGGGCATTCAGCCACCCCGGGGGAACGGCGAGGATGAGGTAGGAATTTACCACAGTCCGGAATTACCGCCTTCGCACCATTACATAGCCTATTATCAATGGATCCGGGAGGAATTTCAGGCCCATGCCGTGATTCATCTAGGAAAACATGGAACCTTGGAATGGTTACCAGGAAAAGGGATCGGATTGTCCCAAGACTGTTTTCCCGATATTGTGTTGGAGGACTTACCTAACTTTTACCCGTTTATCGTGGATGATCCCGGGGAAGGAACCCAAGCCAAACGGCGCAGTCATGCCGTATTGATTGATCACATGGTGCCTCCTGTTACAGCCGCGGGCCTTTACGATGACTTGGTGAAAATGCAGCAACTGCTTGATCAATATTATCAAGCAGAAACGCTGGACCCGAGTAAATTGCCCATAATTCAAGATGCGATTTGGGAACTGGCGGAATCTATTCACTTGAATCGAGATCTTAATCAATGGGACCGGCCTCAAGATTTTCCGCAATATCTTCTCGAGATTGACGGCTATCTCTGTGAATTGGAAGCGCGGCAAATTCGTGACGGGTTACACATTTTAGGGCAAAGCCCACAGACCCCAGAGAATTGGGGAGAACTCCTTTATGCCATGGCCCGCCTGCCCTTTTCCAATACCGTTCCCTCTATGCCCGAGGCCTTGTGTCAAGATTTGGGCATTAATTGGGCGGATTTTCAGGACAATTTAGGACGTCCTTATTGGGGTCCAGTTCCCTCCTGGATTGAGTCTTATTTGCCTAAAAGCGTCAGGCGAACTTATGGGGATGTGAAAAAGGCGGTGGAGCAGCTCGCAAAAACTCTATTAGCTCAGAGTGTGGAGGGTGAAAGACCCGAGCAATTACCCCAAAGCGCCTCGGTAATCGAAGTGGTGCAAACCCGGATTGTTCCCTTTTTGAAGGATCTGCAAACCGAAACCACGGCCTTGTTACACGGCTTAGATGGGGGATATGTCCCTCCTGGCCCGAGCGGCGCTCCAACCAGGGGAATGATTGACGTTTTACCGACCGGGCGTAACTTCTATTCAGTGGATCCGCGAAGCATCCCTTCCATTCCGGCATGGCAAGTGGGACAGCGCCTAGCCAAAGAATTGATAGAGAAATATCAAAAAGATCACGGACAGATGCCTCACTCTGTTGGCATTGTGGTTTGGGGTACCGCTGCGATGCGGACAGGGGGAGATGATGTGGCCGAGATTTTAGCTTTATTGGGAGTCCGCCCTGTATGGGAACAAGCGAACGGGCGTATCCAATCACTCGCAATTATCCCCTTAGAAGAATTGGGGCGTCCTCGCGTGGATGTTACAGTCCGTATTAGCGGGTTTTTTCGCGACGCTTTTCGCAATGTCATCGATTTGATTCACCAGGCGGTCACTATGGTGGCTCAGGTCGATGAACCCCTCGATCTCAATCCCGTGCGGGCGCACTGGCTCAGTGATAGGGATAAGGCAATAGCCCAAGGACAATCTGCCGAGCAAGCGGCTCATCAAGCTTTGTGGCGCGTGTTTGGAAGTAAACCAGGAAGTTATGGATCGGGGATTCTTCCGGCTTTAAACACGGGACAGTGGCAAAATCCCGATGATTTAGCCAAGATCTATTTAACCTGGTCGAGTTATGCCTATAGTGATACAGATTATGGGACGTTTGCTTATCCGGAATTGTCGGCACGCTTAGCGCGGGTTCAGATTGCTACGAAAAATCAGGACAACCGCGAGCACGATATTTTTGATAGTGATGACTATCTCCAAGACCATGGAGGAATGGCCGCATCTATTCGTTCTCTCACCGGATCGATGCCTGATCTATATTTTGGGGATTCCTCGGATCCTACTCGGTCGACGGTACGGTCTTTTCGAGATGAGGCCTACCGCGTGTTTCGTAGTCGTGTTGTCAATCCGAAATGGATTCAAGCGGCCATGCGTCATGATTATAAAGGGGCGCTGGAAATGGCGAACACGATGGACTTCCTATTTGGCTATGATGCCACGGCGGATTTATTGGAGGATTGGATGTATGACGAGGTGGCCAAGGCTTATGTTACCAATGACGACGTTCGTCAATTTTTCCAAAAGTCCAATCCCTGGGCCTTGAAAGACATTGCTGAGCGGCTGATTGAAGCGCATCAACGTGGTATGTGGGAACACCCTGATCCCACCATCTATGAAAACGTTGTCGACGCGTTAATGGAAACAGAGAATACCTTAGAAGAGTGGGGAGAAGACGATGACTGA
- a CDS encoding ATP-binding protein codes for MTDYVMPLDAIVGQDELKLALALTAISPRIGGVLIQGERGNAKSTTVRSFAQILPPIALRKDCPYHCDPIHPFSFCPVCEQGTSETIMGQAPFIELPLGATEDRVLGHLDLEEVLRRSHTRFVPGLLAKAHRGILYIDEVNLLDDQLIDLLLDAASSGMAHIERDGFSLAYPTQFVLVGTMNPEEGEIRPQLLDRFGLSVEITTPQSIDERVLITERRLAFDQQPELFIEQWESSIQNWRERLVNARQLLPEIAMPTAILRYIAERAVQAHVEGLRADIVMAEAARAYAALNGKTWVDTGDVDVVAPLVLGHRTRPLSPPPPRGHNNSSSQDRSRDEAAPSPASSMPQSPKSSGVSAHHENIDSPGDGDDAERMIPMHLPNHLMASGDFGPWRHNAGTKKETGKRLLISRRLGQPSLSYLRGKNRKRRAHDNNAVLIDWPGTITAKIKRQHGTSPSHAWGRNDLIFRKSKHPRPVAVVFVVDTSASMGSIKRLGRVKGTIMKIAQKAYRKRAYFSLLTFGHRSARVVLAPTNKLGRLRAVLERMPARGNTPLWEGLQETALQLKKWRREVPWVFELYLMTDGKVPGITTHWDEHVVRARECKQALDQSPVHLQVIDADTSRIAMHWAKKIAQVLHAEYGTLEEGA; via the coding sequence ATGACTGATTATGTAATGCCTCTTGACGCGATTGTTGGCCAAGATGAACTGAAATTAGCCCTAGCCTTGACGGCCATATCTCCACGCATTGGCGGAGTCTTGATACAAGGTGAACGCGGCAATGCCAAATCCACGACGGTGCGGTCCTTTGCCCAAATTCTCCCTCCTATTGCCTTGCGCAAAGATTGTCCTTACCATTGCGATCCCATCCATCCATTTTCCTTTTGTCCTGTGTGCGAACAAGGGACATCGGAAACGATTATGGGACAAGCTCCTTTTATTGAGTTGCCCTTAGGCGCGACAGAAGATCGAGTCTTAGGCCATTTGGACTTGGAGGAAGTGCTGAGGAGGTCCCACACCCGTTTTGTTCCGGGGCTGCTGGCTAAGGCGCACCGAGGCATCTTATACATTGATGAAGTGAATCTGTTAGACGATCAATTGATTGATTTATTATTGGATGCTGCCAGTTCCGGTATGGCCCACATTGAACGGGATGGATTTTCATTGGCATATCCAACGCAGTTTGTGCTCGTGGGCACCATGAATCCTGAAGAGGGTGAAATTCGCCCCCAACTCTTAGACCGCTTTGGGCTCTCGGTCGAGATTACCACCCCTCAAAGCATTGACGAGCGGGTATTAATTACCGAACGGCGACTCGCATTTGATCAACAACCGGAGTTGTTTATCGAACAATGGGAGAGCTCCATCCAAAATTGGCGGGAACGGCTGGTTAATGCCCGACAGTTGTTGCCAGAAATTGCGATGCCGACCGCGATTTTGCGCTATATTGCCGAACGCGCGGTACAAGCCCATGTTGAAGGCCTACGAGCCGATATTGTCATGGCTGAGGCGGCTCGGGCCTACGCCGCCTTGAATGGCAAGACGTGGGTCGACACGGGGGATGTTGATGTCGTGGCACCCTTGGTCTTGGGTCACCGAACCCGGCCCTTGTCTCCCCCTCCGCCCCGCGGCCATAACAATAGTAGTAGTCAAGACCGCTCCCGGGACGAGGCAGCCCCGTCGCCTGCATCGTCAATGCCACAATCTCCAAAGTCTTCCGGTGTCAGTGCCCACCATGAAAACATTGACAGTCCGGGAGACGGAGACGATGCTGAGCGAATGATCCCTATGCATTTGCCCAATCATTTGATGGCTTCTGGGGATTTTGGTCCCTGGCGCCATAATGCGGGTACGAAGAAGGAGACGGGAAAGCGTCTTCTGATCTCACGCCGGCTAGGACAACCATCTTTATCTTATTTACGGGGGAAAAACCGCAAACGCCGTGCTCATGACAATAATGCCGTATTAATTGACTGGCCGGGAACGATAACGGCAAAAATTAAACGGCAGCATGGGACATCCCCCAGTCACGCGTGGGGTCGTAACGATTTGATTTTTCGTAAATCAAAACATCCCCGTCCGGTTGCCGTGGTCTTTGTGGTGGATACTAGTGCGTCTATGGGAAGTATTAAGCGCTTGGGACGGGTGAAAGGCACCATTATGAAGATCGCGCAAAAAGCGTATCGTAAGCGGGCATATTTTTCCCTATTAACATTTGGTCACCGGAGTGCGCGAGTTGTTCTAGCGCCTACCAATAAACTGGGAAGGCTTCGGGCCGTTCTTGAGAGGATGCCAGCCCGCGGTAATACTCCGTTGTGGGAGGGATTGCAGGAGACAGCTCTTCAATTAAAAAAATGGCGCCGGGAGGTCCCCTGGGTCTTTGAACTTTATCTGATGACCGATGGCAAAGTGCCGGGGATAACAACCCATTGGGATGAACATGTTGTACGGGCTAGAGAGTGCAAACAAGCGTTAGATCAAAGTCCCGTTCATCTCCAAGTTATTGATGCGGACACGAGTCGGATTGCGATGCATTGGGCAAAGAAAATTGCCCAGGTTCTTCACGCCGAATATGGCACGTTAGAAGAGGGGGCCTAG
- the cobI gene encoding precorrin-2 C(20)-methyltransferase codes for MKLCGTLYGLGAGAGNREWLTLEADRILREVPIIALPYGADGHRGRAEQIIAPYLGPEKTVLRLRFPMTRDPRLLHQAWEEAADQSLLYLRQPADVVFVTEGDPSLYSTFSYLAEAVKTQCPEVKVRIVPGISSILAGPARWGHALTKSHQSLAIIPASHNLEKVAKALDLCDTVVILKVAQVFEEVYNLLASRQLLTNTVYLSHIGLDDEEMITDISMLKERPLPYMSLLIVSPNGQKPMKAGNP; via the coding sequence ATGAAATTATGTGGCACATTATACGGATTAGGAGCCGGTGCCGGCAATCGAGAATGGTTGACATTAGAAGCCGATAGGATTTTGCGAGAGGTCCCCATTATTGCCCTGCCTTACGGTGCCGATGGTCATCGTGGCCGGGCCGAGCAGATTATCGCACCATATTTAGGACCGGAGAAAACCGTCTTGCGATTACGATTTCCCATGACGCGTGATCCTCGGCTGCTACATCAGGCATGGGAAGAAGCGGCTGACCAAAGCTTATTGTATTTGCGACAACCGGCCGATGTCGTGTTTGTGACGGAAGGCGATCCATCACTCTATTCCACCTTTTCCTATCTCGCTGAGGCTGTTAAAACCCAATGTCCCGAGGTCAAGGTCCGTATCGTGCCGGGCATATCCTCGATTCTTGCTGGCCCCGCCCGGTGGGGGCATGCGTTAACAAAATCTCACCAGTCCCTGGCGATTATTCCGGCTTCCCATAATCTCGAGAAAGTGGCCAAAGCGCTTGATCTGTGTGATACGGTCGTTATTTTGAAAGTGGCTCAGGTATTTGAGGAGGTTTATAATTTATTGGCGTCACGCCAGTTGTTGACCAATACCGTCTATTTATCCCATATTGGGTTGGATGACGAAGAAATGATCACGGATATTAGCATGTTAAAAGAAAGGCCGTTACCTTATATGTCACTTCTCATCGTTTCTCCCAATGGTCAAAAACCTATGAAGGCAGGGAACCCATGA
- the cobA gene encoding uroporphyrinogen-III C-methyltransferase, translating to MTANPGRVYLVGAGPGDPRLLTVHAVSVLKKADVVVYDRLIHPNVLDLCQEDAERIYVGKEHQKISTSQDAINQLLVQHALAGRNVVRLKGGDPLLFGRGGEEAEVLSAQNIPFEIIPGLSSSLASLAYAGIPVTHRQIVQGVSIVGGFRGEFDFPWKDKHAWIVLMGLDHVQQLVDTALSHGFPPTLPAGAIEWGTWGNQRTVRTSLQDLPKAIHQKNLESPCLLVFGDNVNVGTTLSWFESKPLYGQRILLASTYPWPWSQLMNLREQGAEVFNWSVYLKSVADDHILQELSSDAQVYLDEASLIEPLLAGWQKTGRDIRHLPTLICPRMTRPLVQAQGFTEVQAVDIEELGQPPTVGNRDHVYVPWELCQELSITNEPQIGCWTRAAKKRLTDPLWDYHLQRDFDVAWILSKQAANWYIERGLCAKSILIAPPLQAFFESLSLPCGKVSVMGPDQWTDLLGTHHLMAIDCED from the coding sequence GTGACAGCAAATCCGGGAAGAGTGTATCTGGTAGGTGCCGGGCCGGGTGATCCCAGATTATTGACCGTTCATGCCGTAAGCGTATTAAAGAAAGCAGACGTGGTCGTTTATGACCGGCTAATTCATCCCAATGTTTTGGACTTATGCCAAGAAGATGCTGAAAGAATTTATGTGGGTAAGGAACACCAGAAAATTTCGACTAGTCAAGATGCCATCAATCAACTTCTCGTACAACATGCATTAGCGGGCCGAAATGTGGTGCGTCTCAAAGGGGGGGATCCTCTCTTATTTGGACGGGGTGGCGAAGAGGCCGAAGTGCTGTCCGCTCAAAATATTCCATTTGAAATTATTCCTGGGTTAAGTTCATCCTTGGCCTCATTAGCCTATGCGGGGATACCTGTGACGCATCGTCAAATCGTTCAAGGCGTGAGTATTGTCGGTGGATTTCGTGGAGAATTTGATTTCCCGTGGAAAGACAAGCATGCATGGATCGTTTTAATGGGACTAGACCATGTTCAACAACTTGTTGACACCGCGCTGTCCCATGGATTTCCGCCAACGCTTCCGGCCGGTGCGATTGAATGGGGAACATGGGGGAACCAGCGTACGGTGCGAACTTCGTTACAAGATCTTCCCAAGGCGATTCATCAAAAAAACTTGGAATCGCCGTGTCTTTTGGTTTTTGGTGATAATGTGAATGTGGGCACGACATTGTCGTGGTTTGAATCGAAGCCCCTGTATGGTCAACGCATTTTACTTGCCAGCACCTATCCGTGGCCATGGTCACAATTGATGAACCTGCGCGAGCAGGGGGCGGAAGTCTTTAATTGGTCGGTGTATCTCAAATCCGTAGCCGACGATCACATTTTGCAGGAATTGTCTTCTGATGCCCAAGTATATCTTGATGAAGCCTCGTTGATAGAACCCCTTCTCGCGGGATGGCAGAAAACGGGTAGGGATATCAGGCACTTGCCCACATTGATATGCCCCCGTATGACACGCCCCTTAGTCCAGGCGCAAGGATTTACTGAGGTGCAAGCGGTAGACATCGAAGAACTAGGGCAGCCACCAACCGTGGGCAACCGTGATCATGTTTACGTGCCTTGGGAACTATGTCAGGAACTTTCCATCACCAATGAGCCCCAAATAGGTTGCTGGACCCGAGCGGCTAAAAAGCGTCTTACGGATCCACTATGGGACTATCACCTGCAGCGGGATTTCGATGTCGCGTGGATTTTGTCTAAGCAGGCCGCCAATTGGTATATTGAGCGCGGTCTCTGTGCTAAAAGCATACTCATTGCACCCCCGTTGCAAGCATTCTTTGAGAGCCTGTCATTACCATGTGGAAAAGTTTCGGTCATGGGGCCAGATCAGTGGACCGATCTATTGGGTACCCATCACCTTATGGCAATAGATTGTGAGGATTGA